A genomic window from Deltaproteobacteria bacterium includes:
- a CDS encoding class I SAM-dependent methyltransferase, protein MPHRTSQLLDLSLRRVARFTIRRLMDLASRVVTGCVAGLPVSWLERAICGLVEKRAGRLAADEALRFLFRLDSRFYALQGQKAVEYGGGLHTKHRHIGYHEFFISRIHKGERVLDVGCGVGAVAYDVAERAGAQVVAIDFNARAIEEARKRRSHRRVEYRVGNVLEDALDGPFDVVILSNVLEHLQERSAFLRRLKEAAKPSRILIRVPLFERDWRVPLKRELGMEWRLDPTHEIEYAVESFDEELGSAGLILSHREVRWGEIWAEAVARG, encoded by the coding sequence ATGCCTCATCGTACAAGTCAATTATTAGATTTATCCTTGCGTCGAGTTGCCAGATTCACAATTCGTCGGCTCATGGACCTGGCTTCACGGGTCGTGACTGGGTGCGTGGCTGGCCTGCCCGTTTCCTGGTTGGAGCGTGCTATCTGTGGCCTTGTTGAAAAAAGAGCGGGGCGTTTGGCGGCGGATGAGGCCCTTCGGTTCTTGTTTCGATTGGATTCAAGGTTCTATGCCCTCCAGGGACAAAAGGCCGTGGAATATGGTGGCGGCCTCCACACCAAGCATCGCCACATCGGGTATCACGAGTTCTTCATTTCCAGAATCCATAAGGGCGAGAGAGTACTCGACGTGGGATGTGGCGTAGGCGCTGTGGCCTATGATGTAGCTGAGCGGGCCGGAGCCCAGGTCGTGGCCATAGATTTCAACGCCCGGGCTATTGAAGAGGCCAGAAAACGCCGAAGCCATCGCCGGGTTGAATACCGTGTTGGCAATGTCTTGGAGGATGCTCTCGATGGACCTTTTGACGTTGTTATCCTGTCCAATGTACTAGAGCATTTGCAGGAGCGTTCGGCATTTCTTCGTCGTCTGAAAGAAGCAGCGAAACCCTCACGCATTCTGATCCGCGTGCCCCTCTTCGAACGGGATTGGCGTGTTCCTTTGAAGCGCGAGTTGGGCATGGAATGGCGCTTAGATCCGACCCATGAAATTGAATATGCCGTGGAGTCCTTTGACGAAGAATTGGGCTCAGCAGGACTCATTCTTTCCCACAGAGAGGTTCGATGGGGAGAGATTTGGGCAGAGGCGGTCGCACGTGGCTGA
- a CDS encoding glycosyltransferase family 4 protein — MQGCPVAMRLVLFFTSGISLRTWDTIGSLDREVALYKAILPKLGDVKFVTYGDRRDLLYARQLGGIDVVCNRWNLSKHWYMRLLSQVYPRFWGKDVLVKSNQIPGSDVALRAAQNCGKKFIARCGYLPSNIAKTRQDMGPSEIQRAQELEETVFRGADRVVVTTPMMRRTVVDSYGVEGSKVRVIPNYVDVKRFKPSSSSKEPKLLCYVGRLEPEKNVEALLNAVEGLDIELHIIGGGSLKDRLTAQAQKKLLPVRFIGNVPNNELPTYLSNASVFILPSHIEHHPKALIEAMACGLPVIGTDVYGIRELIEHRQTGYSCDTSPEALREAIADVMADADLRLRLGRNAREFAVEHFALDKIVDMELSLLEELIG; from the coding sequence ATGCAAGGTTGCCCTGTAGCCATGCGTCTTGTCCTCTTCTTTACGTCAGGTATATCGCTGCGAACTTGGGACACGATAGGCTCCCTCGACCGTGAAGTTGCCCTCTACAAAGCGATCCTCCCGAAGTTGGGGGACGTCAAGTTCGTGACCTACGGAGACCGCCGAGACCTTCTCTATGCCAGACAGTTGGGGGGAATAGACGTCGTTTGCAACAGATGGAACCTGTCAAAGCATTGGTACATGCGTCTTTTGTCACAAGTGTACCCCCGTTTTTGGGGTAAAGACGTACTGGTTAAGAGCAATCAGATTCCAGGATCAGACGTGGCACTGAGAGCCGCCCAGAACTGTGGTAAGAAGTTCATCGCCCGCTGTGGTTACCTGCCTTCCAACATAGCCAAGACACGTCAGGACATGGGGCCCAGTGAGATCCAACGCGCTCAAGAGCTGGAGGAGACGGTCTTTAGAGGCGCAGATCGTGTTGTCGTTACAACACCCATGATGCGGCGCACCGTGGTCGACAGTTATGGTGTTGAAGGCAGCAAAGTGAGGGTCATCCCGAACTACGTTGATGTCAAGCGATTCAAGCCCTCATCAAGTTCAAAGGAGCCGAAGCTGTTGTGCTATGTCGGACGACTGGAACCTGAGAAAAATGTTGAAGCGTTGCTGAATGCCGTTGAGGGGCTGGACATTGAACTGCATATCATTGGCGGCGGCAGTTTGAAAGATCGGCTCACAGCCCAAGCACAGAAAAAACTATTGCCGGTCCGATTCATAGGCAATGTGCCGAACAACGAGCTTCCCACCTACTTGAGCAATGCCTCTGTCTTTATTTTGCCTTCTCACATAGAACATCACCCAAAGGCACTCATTGAAGCCATGGCCTGTGGACTGCCGGTCATAGGGACGGATGTATATGGCATCCGGGAACTCATTGAACACCGCCAGACTGGCTATTCGTGTGACACCTCTCCTGAGGCACTCCGGGAAGCCATTGCAGACGTGATGGCCGATGCGGATCTGAGGTTACGTCTTGGGCGGAATGCCAGAGAGTTCGCAGTGGAACACTTTGCGCTGGACAAGATTGTAGATATGGAGCTGAGCTTGTTGGAGGAGCTGATCGGGTAA